In the genome of Pseudomonas sp. B33.4, the window TCGTCGCTGTCACCGAGTTCGAACAGCGTGAACAGATAATCCTGTTCCTTGAGATCGTCGCGGGCGCGGCGGTCTTCGGCGCGCAGGCCGACGCCGCAAATGGCCCAGTCGAGGGCTTCGCCGGTGTTCATCAAGGCATCGGTGTAATACGCCTGATGCGCGCGATGGAAACCGCCGACGCCGATGTGGGCGATGCCTTGACGGGTGTCGCTGAGTTTGTAGGCCGGCAGTTGCACTTCGCTGGCCAGACGATGGAGGTTCTGTTGGTTGAGTTTCATCGGGAGTTCTCGAAATCAGGCCGCAGCGCGCAGCGGACGGGTCAACGCGATACCTTCGGCATCGAATAAATGGCAGTGCGCAGCATCGAGGTGCAGGCTCAGTTGTTCGCCGTAACGGCTGGCCAGATCCCCGCGCACGCGCATGGTCAGGGCTTCGCCGGCGTTGGTGGTGACGTGGCAGAAGGTGTCGCTGCCCAGGCGTTCGCTGACGTCGGCAGTGACTTGCAGGCTGCAGTCGCCCGGTTGCGCCAGTTCCAGATGTTCCGGGCGAATGCCGAGGGTCACGGCGCTGCCGACACTGAGGTTGGCAGGATTGAAGGGCAGGGTGATGCGCGTCCCAGCGTCCAGCGAGACTTCGCAGCTCTGGCCATCGATGCGGGCAATCTTGCCTTTGAGGAAGCCCATTTTCGGCGTGCCGAGGAACCCGGCGACGAAGATGTTTGCCGGGTTGTGATACAGATCCAGCGGTGAGCCGACCTGTTCGATCTTGCCGCCGTTGAGCACCACGACCTTGTCGGCCATGGTCATCGCTTCGACCTGATCGTGGGTCACGTAGATCATCGTCGCTTGCAGGTCTTTGTGCAGACGCAGCAACTCCAGACGCATCTGCACCCGCAGCGCGGCGTCGAGGTTGGACAGAGGTTCGTCGAACAGGAAGATTTTCGGATTGCGCACGATGGCACGGCCGATGGCGACGCGCTGGCG includes:
- a CDS encoding sn-glycerol-3-phosphate ABC transporter ATP-binding protein UgpC, with the protein product MANLKIKNLQKGFEGFSIIKGIDLEVNDKEFVVFVGPSGCGKSTLLRLIAGLEEVSGGTIELDGRDITEVSPAKRDLAMVFQTYALYPHMTVKKNMSFALDLAGVPKAEVEKKVGEAARILELGPMLERKPKQLSGGQRQRVAIGRAIVRNPKIFLFDEPLSNLDAALRVQMRLELLRLHKDLQATMIYVTHDQVEAMTMADKVVVLNGGKIEQVGSPLDLYHNPANIFVAGFLGTPKMGFLKGKIARIDGQSCEVSLDAGTRITLPFNPANLSVGSAVTLGIRPEHLELAQPGDCSLQVTADVSERLGSDTFCHVTTNAGEALTMRVRGDLASRYGEQLSLHLDAAHCHLFDAEGIALTRPLRAAA